In Juglans regia cultivar Chandler chromosome 5, Walnut 2.0, whole genome shotgun sequence, the following are encoded in one genomic region:
- the LOC108987972 gene encoding 60S ribosomal protein L6-like, translating into MAPRQRTPKVSRNPDLVRGIGKYSRSKMYHKRGLWAIKAKNGGVFPRHGAKSKAALPAEKPPKFYPADDVKKPLFNKRKPNTTKLRASITPGTVLIILAGRFMGKRVVFLKQLPTGLLLVTGPFKINGVPLRRVNQSYVIASSTKVDISGVNLDKFDDKYFAKEVQKKKNKGEGQFFESEKEEKNALPQEKKDDQKAVDAPLIKSIEGIAELENYLAARFSLKAGMKPHELKF; encoded by the exons ATGGCGCCGAGGCAGAGAACCCCGAAGGTGAGCAGGAACCCTGATCTGGTTCGTGGTATCGGCAAATACTCGAGGTCGAAGATGTACCACAAGAGGGGCCTCTGGGCCATCAAGGCCAAAAACGGTGGCGTTTTTCCTCGCCATGGCGCCAAATCCAAGGCAGCCCTTCCCGCCGAGAAGCCCCCCAAGTTCTATCCTGCGGATGATGTCAAGAAGCCCCTCTTCAACAAGCGGAAACCCAATACCACTAAGCTCAG GGCTAGTATTACTCCGGGTACCGTGCTAATCATACTTGCTGGGAGGTTCATGGGAAAGAGAGTTGTTTTCCTGAAGCAGCTTCCGACTGGATTGCTTTTGGTCACTG GACCCTTCAAGATTAATGGTGTTCCTCTGAGGCGTGTGAATCAGTCTTATGTGATTGCTTCTTCAACAAAGGTTGACATCTCTGGAGTTAACCTGGACAAGTTTGATGACAAGTATTTTGCAAAGGAAgttcagaagaagaaaaataagggAGAAGGCCAGTTTTTTGAGTCAGAGAAAGAG GAGAAAAATGCACTCCCacaagagaaaaaagatgaCCAGAAAGCAGTTGATGCACCATTGATAAAATCCATCGAGGGAATTGCAGAGTTGGAGAACTACTTAGCTGCAAGGTTTTCTCTCAAAGCAGGCATGAAACCTCATGAGCTGAAATTCTAG
- the LOC108987951 gene encoding uncharacterized protein LOC108987951, with the protein MDLPVIDLTPYLAAANERSLDVVPSMLTDRLGPELTGLCSEVSRVLKETGALLVKDPRCTAEDNDRFIDMMERYFESPVEFKLLQERPNLHYQVGVTPEGVEIPRSLVDEEMQEKLKAMPREFQPATLVGPDRKWRYMWRVGPRPLNTQFQELNSEPVIPEGFPQWKDTMDSWGYKMISAIEVVAEMAAIGFGLPKGTFTSLMKQGPHLLAPTGSDLRRYGQEGTVFAGYHYDLNFLTIHGRSRFPGLNIWLRNGEKVEVKVPIGCLLIQTGKQIEWLTAGDCIAGMHEVLVTNRTIEAIKLASEQNRSLWRVSSTLFAHVASDAMLKPLGHFAESPVASKYPPICAGEFVEQELAVINLKGRQGEHL; encoded by the exons ATGGACCTCCCGGTGATCGATCTGACGCCGTATCTGGCGGCGGCCAACGAACGCAGTCTCGACGTCGTTCCGTCGATGTTAACGGATCGACTCGGACCCGAGTTGACGGGGCTTTGTTCGGAGGTGAGTCGAGTCCTGAAAGAAACCGGGGCGTTGCTTGTGAAGGATCCGAGATGTACGGCCGAAGACAACGACCGCTTCATCGATATGATGGAGCGCTACTTTGAGAGCCCTGTGGAGTTCAAGCTCCTCCAGGAGCGTCCCAATTTGCATTACCAG GTTGGTGTAACACCCGAGGGAGTAGAAATTCCAAGGAGCCTGGTTGATGAAGAAATGCAAGAGAAACTAAAAGCAATGCCAAGAGAATTCCAACCAGCTACTCTCGTAGGACCGGATCGCAAGTGGCGATACATGTGGAGAGTGGGTCCTCGTCCTTTAAACACCCAATTTCAG GAACTCAATTCAGAGCCCGTTATACCTGAAGGTTTTCCTCAATGGAAAGACACTATGGATTCATGGGGATATAAAATGATATCTGCAATAGAA GTAGTTGCCGAAATGGCAGCAATTGGGTTTGGCTTGCCAAAGGGTACATTCACATCTCTTATGAAGCAG GGGCCGCATCTTCTTGCTCCAACTGGTAGTGACCTCCGACGATATGGCCAGGAAGGTACTGTGTTTGCAGGATATCattatgatcttaattttctAACCATTCACGGCAGAAGTCGGTTCCCGGGTCTAAACATTTGGCTTAGAAATGGGGAAAAAGTTGAGGTTAAGGTTCCTATAGGATGCCTTCTCATTCAAACAGGAAAGCAG ATAGAATGGTTGACTGCTGGAGACTGCATAGCTGGCATGCACGAAGTACTTGTCACTAACAGGACTATTGAAGCAATTAAACTAGCGTCGGAACAAAATCGCAGCCTATGGAGAGTGTCTTCAACG CTGTTTGCCCATGTAGCATCAGATGCTATGTTGAAGCCCTTGGGCCACTTTGCAGAATCACCAGTAGCCAGCAAATATCCTCCTATCTGCGCAGGAGAGTTTGTCGAACAGGAGCTTGCAGTTATCAATCTGAAAGGGAGACAAGGagaacatttataa
- the LOC108987961 gene encoding 30S ribosomal protein 2, chloroplastic — MASLSFLQLSTPNLLQNTPKSLIVPPKLHSHSPNPTNLQNLPRLTFSPIFLTHKRFRALLFAVVEDTQTPLASLDPSSEAARRLYIGNIPRTLDNAELTRIVEEHGAVEKAEVMYDKYSGRSRRFAFVTVKTVEDANAIIEKLNGTEIGGREIKVNITEKPLETVDFSLFQAEESQFVDSPHKVYIGNLAKTVTTEMLKSFFSEKGKVLSAKVSRVPGTSKSSGFGFISFSSEEDVEAAISSLNNTLLEGQRIRVNKA; from the exons ATGGCTTCACTCTCTTTCCTACAGCTCTCAACTCCCAATCTCCTCCAAAACACTCCAAAATCCCTCATAGTCCCACCAAAGCTCCATTCCCACTCTCCCAATCCGACCAATCTCCAAAACCTTCCCAGGCTCACCTTCTCACCTATCTTTCTCACACACAAACGCTTCCGAGCGCTACTCTTCGCTGTGGTGGAGGATACCCAGACCCCGCTTGCTTCCCTTGACCCATCCTCGGAGGCCGCCAGGAGGCTGTATATAGGCAACATTCCGAGGACCTTGGACAACGCAGAGCTCACCCGGATTGTCGAAGAGCACGGTGCTGTAGAGAAAGCTGAG GTGATGTATGACAAGTACTCTGGAAGGAGCCGTCGATTCGCATTTGTTACCGTTAAGACAGTTGAGGATGCAAATGCAATAATTGAGAAACTGAATGGAACT GAAATTGGAGGGCGTGAGATCAAAGTAAACATAACAGAAAAGCCTTTGGAGACAGTAGATTTTTCCCTTTTCCAGGCAGAGGAATCCCAATTTGTTGACAGCCCCCACAAGGTGTACATAGGAAATCTTGCAAAGACAGTAACCACAGAGATGCTCAAAAGCTTTTTTTCTGAGAAGGGAAAGGTTCTTAGTGCAAAGGTTTCGCGGGTCCCTGGGACCTCAAAATCCAGTGGGTTTGggtttatttcattttcctcaGAGGAGGATGTAGAAGCTGCTATCTCGTCTTTGAACAACACG TTGTTGGAAGGGCAACGAATTCGTGTAAACAAGGCATAA